Proteins from a genomic interval of Lolium perenne isolate Kyuss_39 chromosome 1, Kyuss_2.0, whole genome shotgun sequence:
- the LOC127327278 gene encoding uncharacterized protein isoform X2, whose translation MELAISAATGELVSRFVSFFANKYHSSRAYSEEKQLERLQLLLLRARTVVEEADGRYITNSGMLAQLDMLTEAMYRGYWALGAFRYRSLQETPMEEEQEDWAKFCSTLASMDSGSKVIITSWCKSSEKLGTVQPIFLNTLPYEEFSYLFKTLAFGSADPAQHPRMRRFVERNFSMFGEHPQLLILRRHQIDVTDFLHSYSPLRILPSCTTGSSRTEITEERQLLPNVRLGDLVEDPGARPQGDFNVIS comes from the exons ATGGAGCTTGCCATATCGGCAGCAACAGGTGAACTCGTGAGCCGATTTGTATCCTTCTTCGCTAACAAGTACCACTCCAGCCGCGCATACTCTGAAGAGAAGCAGCTGGAGAGGCTGCAGCTACTGCTCCTAAGAGCTCGCACAGTCGTCGAGGAGGCGGATGGGCGATACATCACAAACTCCGGGATGCTGGCACAACTCGACATGCTCACAGAGGCCATGTACCGAGGCTACTGGGCACTAGGGGCGTTCAGGTACAGGTCACTTCAAGAGACTCCAATGGAGGAGGAGCAG GAGGACTGGGCCAAGTTTTGTTCAACCCTGGCAAGCATGGACAGTGGAAGCAAGGTGATCATCACCAGCTGGTGTAAAAGTTCAGAGAAGCTGGGAACAGTCCAGCCAATCTTCCTCAACACCCTGCCATATGAGGAGTTCAGCTACCTCTTCAAGACACTCGCATTCGGGAGCGCGGACCCGGCACAGCACCCACG GATGAGAAGATTTGTCGAGAGGAACTTCTCCATGTTCGGGGAGCACCCACAGTTGCTCATTTTGAGACGCCATCAGATAGATGTTACAGACTTCTTGCATTCTTATTCCCCACTCCGTATCCTACCATCTTGTACCACTGGCAGCAGCCGAACTGAGATTACAGAGGAAAGGCAACTACTACCGAATGTGAGACTTGGGGATCTGGTGGAGGATCCTGGAGCTAGGCCACAAGGTGATTTCAACGTCATTAGTTAG
- the LOC127327278 gene encoding uncharacterized protein isoform X1 → MELAISAATGELVSRFVSFFANKYHSSRAYSEEKQLERLQLLLLRARTVVEEADGRYITNSGMLAQLDMLTEAMYRGYWALGAFRYRSLQETPMEEEQEDWAKFCSTLASMDSGSKVIITSWCKSSEKLGTVQPIFLNTLPYEEFSYLFKTLAFGSADPAQHPRLAQIADEMARELHSDWSLIAVNLRADVMRRNLNLHFWLCMLCRMRRFVERNFSMFGEHPQLLILRRHQIDVTDFLHSYSPLRILPSCTTGSSRTEITEERQLLPNVRLGDLVEDPGARPQGDFNVIS, encoded by the exons ATGGAGCTTGCCATATCGGCAGCAACAGGTGAACTCGTGAGCCGATTTGTATCCTTCTTCGCTAACAAGTACCACTCCAGCCGCGCATACTCTGAAGAGAAGCAGCTGGAGAGGCTGCAGCTACTGCTCCTAAGAGCTCGCACAGTCGTCGAGGAGGCGGATGGGCGATACATCACAAACTCCGGGATGCTGGCACAACTCGACATGCTCACAGAGGCCATGTACCGAGGCTACTGGGCACTAGGGGCGTTCAGGTACAGGTCACTTCAAGAGACTCCAATGGAGGAGGAGCAG GAGGACTGGGCCAAGTTTTGTTCAACCCTGGCAAGCATGGACAGTGGAAGCAAGGTGATCATCACCAGCTGGTGTAAAAGTTCAGAGAAGCTGGGAACAGTCCAGCCAATCTTCCTCAACACCCTGCCATATGAGGAGTTCAGCTACCTCTTCAAGACACTCGCATTCGGGAGCGCGGACCCGGCACAGCACCCACGGTTAGCACAAATAGCAGACGAGATGGCCAGGGAGCTGCATTCGGATTGGTCGCTCATTGCCGTGAACTTGCGCGCTGATGTGATGAGAAGGAATCTTAATCTCCATTTCTGGCTCTGCATGTTGTGCAGGATGAGAAGATTTGTCGAGAGGAACTTCTCCATGTTCGGGGAGCACCCACAGTTGCTCATTTTGAGACGCCATCAGATAGATGTTACAGACTTCTTGCATTCTTATTCCCCACTCCGTATCCTACCATCTTGTACCACTGGCAGCAGCCGAACTGAGATTACAGAGGAAAGGCAACTACTACCGAATGTGAGACTTGGGGATCTGGTGGAGGATCCTGGAGCTAGGCCACAAGGTGATTTCAACGTCATTAGTTAG